In Mus musculus strain C57BL/6J chromosome 1, GRCm38.p6 C57BL/6J, a single genomic region encodes these proteins:
- the Nr1i3 gene encoding nuclear receptor subfamily 1 group I member 3 isoform X3, with the protein MFDQFVQFKPPAYLFMHHRPFQPRGPVLPLLTHFADINTFMVQQIIKFTKDLPLFRSLTMEDQISLLKGAAVEILHISLNTTFCLQTENFFCGPLCYKMEDAVHAGFQYEFLESILHFHKNLKGLHLQEPEYVLMAATALFSPDRPGVTQREEIDQLQEEMALILNNHIMEQQSRLQSRFLYAKLMGLLADLRSINNAYSYELQRLEELSAMTPLLGEICS; encoded by the exons ATGTTTGACCAGTTTGTGCAGTTCAAG CCTCCGGCCTATCTGTTCATGCATCACCGGCCTTTCCAGCCTCGGGGCCCCGTGTTGCCTCTGCTCACACACTTTGCAGATATCAACACGTTTATGGTGCAACAGATCATCAAGTTCACCAAGGATCTGCCGCTCTTCCG GTCCCTAACCATGGAGGACCAGATCTCCCTTCTCAAGGGAGCGGCTGTGGAAATATTGCATATCTCACTCAACACTACGTTCTGTCTTCAAACAGAGAATTTCTTCTGTGGGCCTCTTTGCTACAAGATGGAGGACGCAGTCCATG CAGGGTTCCAGTACGAGTTTTTGGAGTCGATCCTCCACTTCCATAAAAACCTGAAAGGACTGCATCTCCAGGAGCCTGAGTATGTGCTCATGGCTGCCACGGCCCTCTTCTCCCCTG ACAGACCCGGAGTTACCCAAAGAGAAGAGATAGATCAGCTACAAGAGGAGATGGCGCTGATTCTGAACAACCACATTATGGAACAACAGTCTCGGCTCCAAAGTCG GTTTCTGTATGCAAAGCTGATGGGCCTGCTGGCTGACCTCCGGAGTATAAACAATGCATACTCCTATGAACTTCAGCGCTTGGAGGAACTGTCTGCTATGACGCCGCTGCTCGGGGAGATTTGCAGTTGA
- the Nr1i3 gene encoding nuclear receptor subfamily 1 group I member 3 isoform 1 (isoform 1 is encoded by transcript variant 1) — protein MTAMLTLETMASEEEYGPRNCVVCGDRATGYHFHALTCEGCKGFFRRTVSKTIGPICPFAGRCEVSKAQRRHCPACRLQKCLNVGMRKDMILSAEALALRRARQAQRRAEKASLQLNQQQKELVQILLGAHTRHVGPMFDQFVQFKPPAYLFMHHRPFQPRGPVLPLLTHFADINTFMVQQIIKFTKDLPLFRSLTMEDQISLLKGAAVEILHISLNTTFCLQTENFFCGPLCYKMEDAVHAGFQYEFLESILHFHKNLKGLHLQEPEYVLMAATALFSPDRPGVTQREEIDQLQEEMALILNNHIMEQQSRLQSRFLYAKLMGLLADLRSINNAYSYELQRLEELSAMTPLLGEICS, from the exons ATGACAGCTATGCTAACACTAGAAACCATGGCCAGTGAAGAAGAATATGGGCCGAGGAACTGTGTGGTGTGTGGAGACCGGGCCACAGGCTATCATTTCCACGCCCTGACTTGTGAGGGCTGCAAGGGCTTCTTCAG ACGAACAGTCAGCAAAACCATTGGTCCCATCTGTCCGTTTGCTGGAAGGTGTGAGGTCAGCAAGGCCCAGAGACGCCACTGTCCAGCCTGCAGGTTGCAGAAGTGTCTAAATGTTGGCATGAGGAAAGACA TGATACTGTCAGCAGAAGCCCTGGCATTGCGGCGAGCCAGACAGGCACAGCGGCGGGCAGAGAAAGCATCTTTGCAACTGAATCAGCAGCAGAAAGAACTGGTCCAGATCCTCCTGGGGGCCCACACTCGCCATGTGGGCCCCATGTTTGACCAGTTTGTGCAGTTCAAG CCTCCGGCCTATCTGTTCATGCATCACCGGCCTTTCCAGCCTCGGGGCCCCGTGTTGCCTCTGCTCACACACTTTGCAGATATCAACACGTTTATGGTGCAACAGATCATCAAGTTCACCAAGGATCTGCCGCTCTTCCG GTCCCTAACCATGGAGGACCAGATCTCCCTTCTCAAGGGAGCGGCTGTGGAAATATTGCATATCTCACTCAACACTACGTTCTGTCTTCAAACAGAGAATTTCTTCTGTGGGCCTCTTTGCTACAAGATGGAGGACGCAGTCCATG CAGGGTTCCAGTACGAGTTTTTGGAGTCGATCCTCCACTTCCATAAAAACCTGAAAGGACTGCATCTCCAGGAGCCTGAGTATGTGCTCATGGCTGCCACGGCCCTCTTCTCCCCTG ACAGACCCGGAGTTACCCAAAGAGAAGAGATAGATCAGCTACAAGAGGAGATGGCGCTGATTCTGAACAACCACATTATGGAACAACAGTCTCGGCTCCAAAGTCG GTTTCTGTATGCAAAGCTGATGGGCCTGCTGGCTGACCTCCGGAGTATAAACAATGCATACTCCTATGAACTTCAGCGCTTGGAGGAACTGTCTGCTATGACGCCGCTGCTCGGGGAGATTTGCAGTTGA
- the Nr1i3 gene encoding nuclear receptor subfamily 1 group I member 3 isoform X2: protein MTAMLTLETMASEEEYGPRNCVVCGDRATGYHFHALTCEGCKGFFRRTVSKTIGPICPFAGRCEVSKAQRRHCPACRLQKCLNVGMRKDMILSAEALALRRARQAQRRAEKASLQLNQQQKELVQILLGAHTRHVGPMFDQFVQFKPPAYLFMHHRPFQPRGPVLPLLTHFADINTFMVQQIIKFTKDLPLFRSLTMEDQISLLKGAAVEILHISLNTTFCLQTENFFCGPLCYKMEDAVHAGFQYEFLESILHFHKNLKGLHLQEPEYVLMAATALFSPDPELPKEKR from the exons ATGACAGCTATGCTAACACTAGAAACCATGGCCAGTGAAGAAGAATATGGGCCGAGGAACTGTGTGGTGTGTGGAGACCGGGCCACAGGCTATCATTTCCACGCCCTGACTTGTGAGGGCTGCAAGGGCTTCTTCAG ACGAACAGTCAGCAAAACCATTGGTCCCATCTGTCCGTTTGCTGGAAGGTGTGAGGTCAGCAAGGCCCAGAGACGCCACTGTCCAGCCTGCAGGTTGCAGAAGTGTCTAAATGTTGGCATGAGGAAAGACA TGATACTGTCAGCAGAAGCCCTGGCATTGCGGCGAGCCAGACAGGCACAGCGGCGGGCAGAGAAAGCATCTTTGCAACTGAATCAGCAGCAGAAAGAACTGGTCCAGATCCTCCTGGGGGCCCACACTCGCCATGTGGGCCCCATGTTTGACCAGTTTGTGCAGTTCAAG CCTCCGGCCTATCTGTTCATGCATCACCGGCCTTTCCAGCCTCGGGGCCCCGTGTTGCCTCTGCTCACACACTTTGCAGATATCAACACGTTTATGGTGCAACAGATCATCAAGTTCACCAAGGATCTGCCGCTCTTCCG GTCCCTAACCATGGAGGACCAGATCTCCCTTCTCAAGGGAGCGGCTGTGGAAATATTGCATATCTCACTCAACACTACGTTCTGTCTTCAAACAGAGAATTTCTTCTGTGGGCCTCTTTGCTACAAGATGGAGGACGCAGTCCATG CAGGGTTCCAGTACGAGTTTTTGGAGTCGATCCTCCACTTCCATAAAAACCTGAAAGGACTGCATCTCCAGGAGCCTGAGTATGTGCTCATGGCTGCCACGGCCCTCTTCTCCCCTG ACCCGGAGTTACCCAAAGAGAAGAGATAG
- the Nr1i3 gene encoding nuclear receptor subfamily 1 group I member 3 isoform 2 (isoform 2 is encoded by transcript variant 2), with translation MTAMLTLETMASEEEYGPRNCVVCGDRATGYHFHALTCEGCKGFFRRTVSKTIGPICPFAGRCEVSKAQRRHCPACRLQKCLNVGMRKDMILSAEALALRRARQAQRRAEKASLQLNQQQKELVQILLGAHTRHVGPMFDQFVQFKPPAYLFMHHRPFQPRGPVLPLLTHFADINTFMVQQIIKFTKDLPLFRSLTMEDQISLLKGAAVEILHISLNTTFCLQTENFFCGPLCYKMEDAVHAGFQYEFLESILHFHKNLKGLHLQEPEYVLMAATALFSPGFCMQS, from the exons ATGACAGCTATGCTAACACTAGAAACCATGGCCAGTGAAGAAGAATATGGGCCGAGGAACTGTGTGGTGTGTGGAGACCGGGCCACAGGCTATCATTTCCACGCCCTGACTTGTGAGGGCTGCAAGGGCTTCTTCAG ACGAACAGTCAGCAAAACCATTGGTCCCATCTGTCCGTTTGCTGGAAGGTGTGAGGTCAGCAAGGCCCAGAGACGCCACTGTCCAGCCTGCAGGTTGCAGAAGTGTCTAAATGTTGGCATGAGGAAAGACA TGATACTGTCAGCAGAAGCCCTGGCATTGCGGCGAGCCAGACAGGCACAGCGGCGGGCAGAGAAAGCATCTTTGCAACTGAATCAGCAGCAGAAAGAACTGGTCCAGATCCTCCTGGGGGCCCACACTCGCCATGTGGGCCCCATGTTTGACCAGTTTGTGCAGTTCAAG CCTCCGGCCTATCTGTTCATGCATCACCGGCCTTTCCAGCCTCGGGGCCCCGTGTTGCCTCTGCTCACACACTTTGCAGATATCAACACGTTTATGGTGCAACAGATCATCAAGTTCACCAAGGATCTGCCGCTCTTCCG GTCCCTAACCATGGAGGACCAGATCTCCCTTCTCAAGGGAGCGGCTGTGGAAATATTGCATATCTCACTCAACACTACGTTCTGTCTTCAAACAGAGAATTTCTTCTGTGGGCCTCTTTGCTACAAGATGGAGGACGCAGTCCATG CAGGGTTCCAGTACGAGTTTTTGGAGTCGATCCTCCACTTCCATAAAAACCTGAAAGGACTGCATCTCCAGGAGCCTGAGTATGTGCTCATGGCTGCCACGGCCCTCTTCTCCCCTG GTTTCTGTATGCAAAGCTGA
- the Nr1i3 gene encoding nuclear receptor subfamily 1 group I member 3 isoform 3 (isoform 3 is encoded by transcript variant 3), with protein MTAMLTLETMASEEEYGPRNCVVCGDRATGYHFHALTCEGCKGFFRRTVSKTIGPICPFAGRCEVSKAQRRHCPACRLQKCLNVGMRKDMILSAEALALRRARQAQRRAEKASLQLNQQQKELVQILLGAHTRHVGPMFDQFVQFKPPAYLFMHHRPFQPRGPVLPLLTHFADINTFMVQQIIKFTKDLPLFRSLTMEDQISLLKGAAVEILHISLNTTFCLQTENFFCGPLCYKMEDAVHGFQYEFLESILHFHKNLKGLHLQEPEYVLMAATALFSPDRPGVTQREEIDQLQEEMALILNNHIMEQQSRLQSRFLYAKLMGLLADLRSINNAYSYELQRLEELSAMTPLLGEICS; from the exons ATGACAGCTATGCTAACACTAGAAACCATGGCCAGTGAAGAAGAATATGGGCCGAGGAACTGTGTGGTGTGTGGAGACCGGGCCACAGGCTATCATTTCCACGCCCTGACTTGTGAGGGCTGCAAGGGCTTCTTCAG ACGAACAGTCAGCAAAACCATTGGTCCCATCTGTCCGTTTGCTGGAAGGTGTGAGGTCAGCAAGGCCCAGAGACGCCACTGTCCAGCCTGCAGGTTGCAGAAGTGTCTAAATGTTGGCATGAGGAAAGACA TGATACTGTCAGCAGAAGCCCTGGCATTGCGGCGAGCCAGACAGGCACAGCGGCGGGCAGAGAAAGCATCTTTGCAACTGAATCAGCAGCAGAAAGAACTGGTCCAGATCCTCCTGGGGGCCCACACTCGCCATGTGGGCCCCATGTTTGACCAGTTTGTGCAGTTCAAG CCTCCGGCCTATCTGTTCATGCATCACCGGCCTTTCCAGCCTCGGGGCCCCGTGTTGCCTCTGCTCACACACTTTGCAGATATCAACACGTTTATGGTGCAACAGATCATCAAGTTCACCAAGGATCTGCCGCTCTTCCG GTCCCTAACCATGGAGGACCAGATCTCCCTTCTCAAGGGAGCGGCTGTGGAAATATTGCATATCTCACTCAACACTACGTTCTGTCTTCAAACAGAGAATTTCTTCTGTGGGCCTCTTTGCTACAAGATGGAGGACGCAGTCCATG GGTTCCAGTACGAGTTTTTGGAGTCGATCCTCCACTTCCATAAAAACCTGAAAGGACTGCATCTCCAGGAGCCTGAGTATGTGCTCATGGCTGCCACGGCCCTCTTCTCCCCTG ACAGACCCGGAGTTACCCAAAGAGAAGAGATAGATCAGCTACAAGAGGAGATGGCGCTGATTCTGAACAACCACATTATGGAACAACAGTCTCGGCTCCAAAGTCG GTTTCTGTATGCAAAGCTGATGGGCCTGCTGGCTGACCTCCGGAGTATAAACAATGCATACTCCTATGAACTTCAGCGCTTGGAGGAACTGTCTGCTATGACGCCGCTGCTCGGGGAGATTTGCAGTTGA
- the Tomm40l gene encoding mitochondrial import receptor subunit TOM40B isoform X1: MGNTLGLAPMGTLPRRSHRREEPLPNPGSFDELHRLCKDVFPAQMEGVKLVVNKVLSSHFQVAHTVHMSALGLPGYHLHTAYAGDWQLSPTEVFPTVVGDMDSSGSLNAQVLLLLAERLRAKAVFQTQQAKFLTWQFDGEYRGDDYTATLTLGNPDLIGESVIMVAHFLQSITHRLVLGGELVYHRRPGEEGAILTLAGKYSAVHWVATLNVGSGGAHASYYHKANEQVQVGVEFEANTRLQDTTFSFGYHLTLPQADMVFRGLVDSNWCVGAVLEKKMRPLPVTLALGAFLNHWRNRFHCGFSITVG; this comes from the exons ATGGGGAACACCCTGGGCCTGGCACCGATGGGTACTTTACCCCGCCGGAGCCACCGTCGAGAGGAACCGCTGCCCAACCCCGGGAGCTTCGACGAGCTGCACCGGTTGTGCAAAG ATGTATTCCCAGCACAGATGGAAGGCGTGAAGCTGGTTGTCAACAAGGTTCTGAGCAGCCATTTCCAG GTGGCTCATACTGTGCACATGAGTGCCCTGGGCTTGCCAGGGTACCACCTCCATACCGCCTATGCAGGGGACTGGCAGCTTAGCCCCACAGAG GTGTTCCCCACTGTGGTGGGGGATATGGACAGCAGTGGCAGTCTCAACGCCCAGGTCTTGCTTCTGTTGGCAGAACGGCTGCGAGCTAAGGCTGTCTTCCAG ACACAGCAGGCCAAGTTCCTGACATGGCAGTTTGATGGCGAGTATCGGGGAGATGACTACACAGCCACTCTGACCCTGGGAAATCCGGATCTGATTGGGGAATCAG TGATCATGGTTGCTCACTTCCTGCAGAGCATCACCCATCGGCTTGTGCTAGGAGGAGAGCTAGTTTATCACCGGCGGCCAGGAGAAGAGGGGGCCATCTTGACTCTGGCTGGGAAGTACTCAG CTGTCCACTGGGTAGCTACGTTGAATGTTGGGTCAGGTGGGGCCCATGCAAGTTATTACCACAAGGCCAATGAACAG GTTCAGGTTGGAGTAGAGTTTGAGGCAAATACAAGGCTACAAGATACGACCTTCTCCTTTGGTTACCACCTGACTCTGCCCCAGGCCGATATGGTGTTTAGAG GCTTGGTGGACAGTAACTGGTGTGTTGGTGcggtgctggagaagaagatgCGTCCCCTGCCTGTCACCCTAGCCCTTGGAGCCTTCCTCAATCACTGGCGAAACAGATTCCATTGCGGCTTCAGCATCACTGTGGGCTGA
- the Nr1i3 gene encoding nuclear receptor subfamily 1 group I member 3 isoform X4: MFDQFVQFKPPAYLFMHHRPFQPRGPVLPLLTHFADINTFMVQQIIKFTKDLPLFRSLTMEDQISLLKGAAVEILHISLNTTFCLQTENFFCGPLCYKMEDAVHGFQYEFLESILHFHKNLKGLHLQEPEYVLMAATALFSPDRPGVTQREEIDQLQEEMALILNNHIMEQQSRLQSRFLYAKLMGLLADLRSINNAYSYELQRLEELSAMTPLLGEICS, translated from the exons ATGTTTGACCAGTTTGTGCAGTTCAAG CCTCCGGCCTATCTGTTCATGCATCACCGGCCTTTCCAGCCTCGGGGCCCCGTGTTGCCTCTGCTCACACACTTTGCAGATATCAACACGTTTATGGTGCAACAGATCATCAAGTTCACCAAGGATCTGCCGCTCTTCCG GTCCCTAACCATGGAGGACCAGATCTCCCTTCTCAAGGGAGCGGCTGTGGAAATATTGCATATCTCACTCAACACTACGTTCTGTCTTCAAACAGAGAATTTCTTCTGTGGGCCTCTTTGCTACAAGATGGAGGACGCAGTCCATG GGTTCCAGTACGAGTTTTTGGAGTCGATCCTCCACTTCCATAAAAACCTGAAAGGACTGCATCTCCAGGAGCCTGAGTATGTGCTCATGGCTGCCACGGCCCTCTTCTCCCCTG ACAGACCCGGAGTTACCCAAAGAGAAGAGATAGATCAGCTACAAGAGGAGATGGCGCTGATTCTGAACAACCACATTATGGAACAACAGTCTCGGCTCCAAAGTCG GTTTCTGTATGCAAAGCTGATGGGCCTGCTGGCTGACCTCCGGAGTATAAACAATGCATACTCCTATGAACTTCAGCGCTTGGAGGAACTGTCTGCTATGACGCCGCTGCTCGGGGAGATTTGCAGTTGA
- the Nr1i3 gene encoding nuclear receptor subfamily 1 group I member 3 isoform X1 has product MTAMLTLETMASEEEYGPRNCVVCGDRATGYHFHALTCEGCKGFFRRTVSKTIGPICPFAGRCEVSKAQRRHCPACRLQKCLNVGMRKDMILSAEALALRRARQAQRRAEKASLQLNQQQKELVQILLGAHTRHVGPMFDQFVQFKPPAYLFMHHRPFQPRGPVLPLLTHFADINTFMVQQIIKFTKDLPLFRSLTMEDQISLLKGAAVEILHISLNTTFCLQTENFFCGPLCYKMEDAVHAGFQYEFLESILHFHKNLKGLHLQEPEYVLMAATALFSPDRPGVTQREEIDQLQEEMALILNNHIMEQQSRLQSRYLGI; this is encoded by the exons ATGACAGCTATGCTAACACTAGAAACCATGGCCAGTGAAGAAGAATATGGGCCGAGGAACTGTGTGGTGTGTGGAGACCGGGCCACAGGCTATCATTTCCACGCCCTGACTTGTGAGGGCTGCAAGGGCTTCTTCAG ACGAACAGTCAGCAAAACCATTGGTCCCATCTGTCCGTTTGCTGGAAGGTGTGAGGTCAGCAAGGCCCAGAGACGCCACTGTCCAGCCTGCAGGTTGCAGAAGTGTCTAAATGTTGGCATGAGGAAAGACA TGATACTGTCAGCAGAAGCCCTGGCATTGCGGCGAGCCAGACAGGCACAGCGGCGGGCAGAGAAAGCATCTTTGCAACTGAATCAGCAGCAGAAAGAACTGGTCCAGATCCTCCTGGGGGCCCACACTCGCCATGTGGGCCCCATGTTTGACCAGTTTGTGCAGTTCAAG CCTCCGGCCTATCTGTTCATGCATCACCGGCCTTTCCAGCCTCGGGGCCCCGTGTTGCCTCTGCTCACACACTTTGCAGATATCAACACGTTTATGGTGCAACAGATCATCAAGTTCACCAAGGATCTGCCGCTCTTCCG GTCCCTAACCATGGAGGACCAGATCTCCCTTCTCAAGGGAGCGGCTGTGGAAATATTGCATATCTCACTCAACACTACGTTCTGTCTTCAAACAGAGAATTTCTTCTGTGGGCCTCTTTGCTACAAGATGGAGGACGCAGTCCATG CAGGGTTCCAGTACGAGTTTTTGGAGTCGATCCTCCACTTCCATAAAAACCTGAAAGGACTGCATCTCCAGGAGCCTGAGTATGTGCTCATGGCTGCCACGGCCCTCTTCTCCCCTG ACAGACCCGGAGTTACCCAAAGAGAAGAGATAGATCAGCTACAAGAGGAGATGGCGCTGATTCTGAACAACCACATTATGGAACAACAGTCTCGGCTCCAAAGTCG GTACTTAGGAATCTAG